One stretch of Sinomonas terrae DNA includes these proteins:
- a CDS encoding glycosyltransferase family 39 protein, translated as MSSLPPVVTPGSSTADASGRWAPSSPSDAALRRPLLRRLSVVSAGGAARNRLELTALLVVMGILYLWNLGASGWANAFYSAAAQAGSQNWEAFFFGSSDAANAITVDKPPASLWIMDLSVRMFGLSSWSILVPEALMAVATGWILYLAVRRAGRPATGGERAAHGAGLLAVVVLALTPVAALMFRFNNPDALLVLLMTAAGYGVVRAVQGGKARWLILAGALLGLGFLTKQLQVLLVVPGFALAYLWAAPHAVGKRLLHLLGALGAMVAAAGWWIVAVMLTPPSARPYIGGSQTNSILELTFGYNGFGRLSGDEVGSVGGANGWGQPGLLRLFSSTFGGQIAWLLPAALLLGAALLWVGRRAPRTDPVRASIVAWGGWVLVTALTFSLMQGIIHEYYTVALAPGIAALVGLGAGVLWHRRCWPFEASILATAVFSAGAMGIVLLLRAAGFVSWLPWVIGVATLAAVGGILAVGFAAGGLGTLPRALGSTTAAVALVAALSSPLAFTLQTVATPHTGAIVTAGPASSGGRPGFGGFRAGQGGLNSFLGIGQGRFGGQGTTPGSGFGGQGRFGGQGRFGGQGRLGGAGGLLDATTPSSALVTALETDASKYTWAAAVVGSNNAAGYQLATQLPVMALGGFNGTDPAPTLGQFQELVKQGKVHYFIASSLLQGSSGSDDAQQIAQWVAATFPSQTIGGATVYVLG; from the coding sequence ATGTCTTCGCTCCCACCCGTCGTCACCCCCGGCAGCTCCACAGCGGACGCCTCCGGCCGCTGGGCTCCTTCGTCGCCCTCTGACGCGGCTCTCCGGCGTCCCCTGCTCCGCCGCCTCAGCGTCGTGAGCGCCGGAGGTGCCGCACGCAACCGACTCGAGCTGACGGCGCTCCTGGTAGTCATGGGCATCCTCTACCTGTGGAACCTCGGCGCAAGCGGGTGGGCCAACGCGTTCTACAGCGCGGCGGCCCAGGCCGGGAGCCAGAACTGGGAGGCGTTCTTCTTCGGTTCGTCGGACGCCGCGAACGCCATCACGGTCGACAAGCCACCAGCGTCCCTCTGGATCATGGACCTCTCGGTCCGGATGTTCGGCCTGAGTTCGTGGTCGATCCTCGTGCCCGAGGCCCTCATGGCAGTCGCTACGGGATGGATCCTCTACCTCGCGGTGAGGCGCGCGGGCCGCCCGGCGACCGGAGGCGAACGGGCCGCACACGGCGCAGGCTTGCTCGCCGTCGTCGTGCTCGCCCTGACCCCGGTCGCGGCGCTCATGTTCCGGTTCAACAACCCGGACGCGCTGCTCGTGCTGCTCATGACGGCGGCGGGATACGGCGTCGTCCGCGCGGTGCAGGGCGGGAAGGCGCGGTGGCTTATCCTCGCCGGCGCCCTGCTCGGCCTCGGATTCCTCACGAAGCAACTGCAGGTGCTGCTCGTCGTCCCGGGGTTCGCGCTCGCTTATCTGTGGGCGGCGCCGCATGCGGTGGGCAAACGCCTCCTGCACCTGCTCGGCGCTCTCGGTGCGATGGTGGCGGCGGCGGGATGGTGGATCGTCGCGGTCATGCTCACCCCGCCGAGCGCAAGGCCGTACATCGGCGGCTCGCAGACCAACTCGATCCTCGAGCTCACGTTCGGGTACAACGGCTTCGGCAGGCTGAGCGGCGACGAGGTCGGCTCCGTGGGCGGCGCGAACGGCTGGGGCCAACCGGGCCTGCTGAGGCTCTTCTCCTCGACGTTCGGCGGCCAGATCGCGTGGCTCCTGCCCGCCGCGCTCCTTCTGGGTGCCGCGCTCCTCTGGGTCGGCCGGCGAGCGCCGCGCACGGATCCCGTCCGGGCTTCGATCGTGGCGTGGGGAGGCTGGGTTCTCGTCACGGCCCTCACGTTCAGCCTCATGCAGGGCATCATCCACGAGTACTACACCGTGGCGCTCGCCCCCGGTATTGCGGCGCTCGTGGGGCTCGGCGCGGGTGTGCTGTGGCACCGCCGATGCTGGCCGTTCGAGGCCTCGATCCTCGCGACCGCGGTCTTCTCAGCGGGTGCGATGGGAATCGTGCTCTTGCTTCGTGCCGCGGGGTTCGTCTCGTGGCTGCCGTGGGTGATCGGCGTCGCGACGCTTGCCGCAGTAGGCGGCATCCTGGCCGTCGGTTTCGCCGCCGGCGGGCTCGGCACCCTCCCCCGCGCCCTCGGGAGCACGACGGCGGCCGTCGCCCTCGTCGCTGCGCTCTCCAGCCCGCTCGCTTTCACGCTCCAGACCGTCGCAACGCCCCACACCGGCGCGATCGTCACCGCTGGCCCCGCCTCCTCCGGCGGCCGCCCCGGCTTCGGCGGCTTCCGCGCAGGCCAGGGCGGCCTCAACAGCTTCCTCGGGATCGGGCAGGGCAGGTTCGGCGGGCAGGGCACGACGCCGGGCAGCGGCTTCGGCGGCCAGGGCAGGTTCGGCGGCCAGGGCAGGTTCGGCGGCCAGGGCAGGCTCGGCGGGGCCGGCGGCCTCCTCGACGCGACAACGCCGTCGTCCGCTCTGGTGACCGCCCTCGAAACCGACGCGTCCAAGTACACGTGGGCGGCCGCCGTCGTCGGCTCCAACAACGCCGCGGGCTATCAGCTCGCGACCCAACTGCCCGTCATGGCCCTCGGCGGGTTCAACGGCACGGACCCCGCGCCCACGCTCGGCCAGTTCCAGGAGCTCGTGAAGCAGGGGAAGGTCCATTACTTCATCGCGTCGAGCCTCCTGCAGGGCAGCTCGGGTTCCGACGACGCGCAGCAGATCGCGCAGTGGGTCGCCGCGACGTTCCCGTCCCAGACGATCGGCGGTGCCACCGTCTACGTGCTCGGTTAG
- a CDS encoding glyoxalase superfamily protein yields MDWKLELVFVPVSDVDRAKDFYVNKVGFNADYDQRVNENLRFVQLTPPGSACSIAIGQGLSDAAPGTAPNLQIVVSDIQKAYDQLKGNGVDCSEIEVLDWGHFVYFQDPDGNRWAVQYIPSRPNG; encoded by the coding sequence ATGGACTGGAAGCTTGAGCTGGTGTTCGTGCCCGTGTCCGACGTCGACCGGGCCAAGGATTTCTACGTCAACAAGGTGGGCTTCAACGCCGACTACGACCAGCGCGTCAACGAGAACCTGAGGTTCGTCCAGCTGACGCCGCCGGGTTCGGCGTGCTCGATCGCGATCGGCCAGGGCCTCAGCGACGCGGCGCCCGGGACCGCACCGAACCTGCAGATCGTGGTGAGCGACATCCAGAAGGCCTACGACCAACTCAAGGGCAACGGCGTGGACTGCAGCGAGATCGAGGTGCTCGACTGGGGCCACTTCGTGTACTTCCAGGACCCGGACGGGAACAGGTGGGCCGTCCAGTACATCCCGTCGCGGCCGAACGGCTAG
- a CDS encoding PPC domain-containing DNA-binding protein, with protein MKTTKLSSEGGAMFVVVGGPGEDAYQLLSDFAKSNQLSAAQITGVGAFRRATVGWFDREAKDYRHIPVDQQCELLSLIGDIALADDGPQVHAHVVLGLPDGTTRGGHLLSGEVWPTLEIIIRETPAVLRKTSHPELGLALIDPDRTNG; from the coding sequence GTGAAGACCACCAAACTGTCGTCCGAGGGCGGCGCGATGTTCGTCGTAGTGGGGGGACCCGGAGAAGACGCGTACCAGCTGCTCAGTGACTTCGCCAAGAGCAACCAGCTCAGCGCCGCCCAGATCACCGGCGTCGGTGCCTTCAGACGGGCCACCGTCGGCTGGTTCGACCGGGAAGCCAAGGACTACCGCCACATTCCCGTCGACCAGCAATGTGAGCTTCTGTCGCTCATCGGGGACATCGCACTGGCCGACGACGGTCCACAGGTCCACGCGCACGTCGTCCTCGGCCTGCCCGACGGCACGACGCGCGGCGGCCACCTGCTCAGCGGCGAAGTCTGGCCCACGTTGGAGATCATCATCCGCGAAACACCCGCCGTGCTCCGGAAGACGAGCCACCCAGAGCTCGGGCTCGCCCTCATCGATCCCGACCGGACGAACGGCTGA
- a CDS encoding protein tyrosine phosphatase, protein MSLFTLVASSKVAVSAAALGALALGGAGTAAYANALPATAQQAAHQLIGAPAPALPAAALPATPAVPATPALPTGAASQATSAASHAAAAAKSDAASASNLPSSVAPNAGVNAQAVLGLCTAYAHGGLDAASTEFHNLAADANGQSNVSAFCNTVIAGQSAQASANAGANANANANAALPATPAVPAVPSAPAVPSLPSHVAVPAVPAVPAVPSVVPSSPVQP, encoded by the coding sequence ATGTCGCTCTTCACTCTTGTCGCCTCGAGCAAGGTCGCCGTGAGCGCTGCCGCCCTCGGCGCCCTCGCCCTTGGTGGCGCGGGGACTGCCGCCTACGCGAACGCCCTTCCGGCCACGGCCCAGCAGGCCGCCCACCAGCTCATCGGCGCCCCGGCCCCAGCCCTCCCGGCCGCCGCCCTTCCGGCAACGCCCGCCGTCCCCGCGACGCCAGCCCTTCCCACGGGTGCCGCATCGCAGGCAACGTCTGCCGCGTCTCACGCCGCAGCCGCCGCCAAGTCGGACGCGGCCTCCGCTTCGAACCTCCCGTCGTCGGTCGCGCCGAACGCAGGCGTGAACGCTCAGGCGGTCCTCGGCCTCTGCACCGCGTACGCGCACGGCGGCCTCGACGCGGCCTCCACTGAGTTCCACAACCTCGCGGCGGACGCGAACGGCCAGTCGAACGTCTCGGCGTTCTGCAACACCGTGATCGCGGGCCAGTCCGCTCAGGCTTCGGCGAACGCGGGAGCCAATGCGAACGCCAACGCCAACGCCGCCCTGCCCGCAACGCCGGCCGTCCCCGCGGTGCCCTCGGCTCCCGCGGTCCCGTCGCTGCCTTCGCACGTAGCCGTCCCGGCGGTCCCCGCGGTTCCGGCTGTCCCTTCGGTCGTGCCGTCGTCGCCGGTCCAGCCGTAA
- a CDS encoding RNA polymerase sigma factor, translated as MEPHEDPSREIPPMDPGDHAELFTAAFRTLSPSVRGYLRARGVDDSEAVTQDVFLSLYSRIGSLKGGLEGAKALVFTIAHSRAVDHHRRRQRTPHLVPHEPELDSRTTPATTEDLALGGAGALSLLNSLTDDHREVLLLRVVADLSIEQTAEIMSRTAGAVKQLQRRALEALRSHAVITELSPS; from the coding sequence TTGGAGCCCCACGAGGATCCGAGCCGCGAGATCCCCCCGATGGATCCCGGCGACCACGCTGAACTCTTCACCGCAGCCTTCCGTACCCTCTCGCCGTCTGTGCGCGGCTACTTGAGGGCACGCGGCGTCGATGACAGCGAGGCGGTGACTCAGGACGTCTTCCTTTCGCTGTACTCCCGGATAGGGAGCCTCAAGGGGGGTCTCGAGGGGGCGAAGGCCCTCGTCTTCACGATCGCCCACTCCCGCGCCGTCGACCATCATCGCCGCCGCCAGCGGACGCCCCACCTCGTTCCCCACGAGCCCGAGCTGGATTCCCGCACCACCCCGGCCACGACAGAAGACCTCGCCCTCGGGGGGGCCGGCGCGTTGAGCCTTCTGAACTCTCTGACCGATGACCACCGCGAGGTCCTCCTCCTCCGGGTCGTCGCCGATCTTTCGATCGAGCAGACCGCCGAAATCATGAGCCGCACCGCTGGCGCAGTCAAACAGCTCCAACGGCGGGCCCTCGAAGCCCTGAGAAGTCACGCAGTCATCACAGAACTGAGCCCGTCATGA
- the upp gene encoding uracil phosphoribosyltransferase, whose protein sequence is MRTLVVDHPLVAHKLTVLRDKNTPSPVFRQLTEELVTLLAYEATREVRTETVTIETPITTTAGTAFTKPTPLVVPILRAGLGMLEGMVKLVPTAEVGFLGMARDEETLNIVTYAERLPEDLTGRQIFVLDPMLAAGGTLSEAIKFLFRRGASDVTCICLLAAPEGLARLEKGLGDANVRVVLASIDERLNEKAYIVPGLGDAGDRLYGLAK, encoded by the coding sequence ATGCGCACCCTCGTCGTGGACCATCCGCTCGTCGCCCACAAGCTGACGGTCTTGCGGGACAAGAACACACCCAGCCCCGTGTTCCGGCAGCTCACCGAGGAGCTCGTGACGCTCCTTGCGTACGAGGCGACGCGGGAGGTGCGCACCGAGACGGTCACGATCGAGACCCCCATCACGACGACGGCCGGCACCGCGTTCACCAAACCGACGCCGCTCGTCGTCCCGATCCTGCGCGCGGGGCTCGGCATGCTCGAGGGCATGGTCAAGCTGGTCCCGACGGCCGAGGTCGGCTTCCTGGGCATGGCCCGGGACGAGGAGACCCTCAACATCGTCACGTACGCCGAGCGGCTTCCCGAGGATCTCACCGGCCGGCAGATCTTCGTCCTCGACCCCATGCTCGCGGCCGGCGGCACGCTGAGCGAGGCCATCAAGTTCCTGTTCCGCCGCGGCGCGAGCGACGTGACGTGCATCTGCCTCCTCGCCGCGCCCGAGGGGCTCGCGCGCCTTGAGAAGGGGCTCGGCGACGCGAACGTGAGGGTCGTCCTGGCCTCGATCGATGAGCGCCTCAACGAGAAGGCGTACATCGTTCCCGGCCTCGGGGACGCAGGCGACCGCCTCTACGGGCTCGCCAAGTAG
- the tadA gene encoding tRNA adenosine(34) deaminase TadA: protein MVASPHEEWMRLALSEAKAALATGDVPIGAVVVDPAGEVIGVGRNEREALADPTAHAEVLAIRAAAAALRASERGDGWRLEDCTLVVTLEPCAMCAGAVVLARIPRVVFGAWDEKAGAAGSVFDILRERRLNHRAEVYGGVLGDECAELLREFFAAHR from the coding sequence ATGGTTGCCAGCCCCCATGAGGAGTGGATGCGGCTCGCTCTCTCGGAGGCCAAGGCTGCGCTCGCCACGGGCGACGTGCCCATCGGCGCCGTCGTCGTCGATCCTGCGGGTGAGGTGATCGGCGTCGGACGCAACGAGCGCGAGGCCCTCGCCGACCCCACTGCGCACGCCGAGGTTCTCGCAATCCGGGCCGCGGCCGCCGCACTCAGGGCCAGTGAGCGCGGCGACGGCTGGCGGCTCGAGGACTGCACGCTGGTCGTCACGCTCGAACCATGCGCGATGTGTGCGGGGGCGGTCGTGCTCGCGCGCATTCCGCGCGTTGTCTTCGGCGCGTGGGACGAGAAGGCTGGCGCCGCCGGCAGCGTGTTCGACATCCTCCGGGAGCGGCGGCTCAACCACCGCGCGGAAGTCTACGGAGGCGTGCTCGGCGACGAGTGCGCCGAGCTGCTGCGGGAGTTCTTTGCGGCTCATCGGTGA
- a CDS encoding RNA polymerase sigma factor: MKQPFEKLVELHGATVLRVCRAVVGRAEAEDVWQETFLAALRAYPDLPPDANTEAWLVTIAHRKSLDAMRSNGRRAVPVGDVPETPSPHGVPGSGDDGDGLWSSVARLPDKQRRVIAYRYLADLAFNDIAAIVGGTPAAARRAASDGLKSLRTRLAASQLEGESA, encoded by the coding sequence ATGAAACAGCCCTTCGAAAAGCTCGTGGAACTGCACGGCGCCACGGTGCTGCGCGTGTGCCGAGCTGTCGTGGGACGCGCGGAGGCGGAAGACGTGTGGCAGGAGACCTTCCTCGCCGCCCTGCGCGCGTACCCCGACCTCCCGCCGGACGCGAATACCGAGGCGTGGCTCGTGACCATCGCCCATCGCAAGAGCCTTGACGCCATGAGATCGAATGGAAGGCGGGCTGTGCCCGTAGGGGACGTGCCTGAGACTCCTTCCCCTCATGGTGTCCCGGGCTCCGGAGACGACGGCGACGGGCTCTGGAGCAGCGTGGCCAGGCTGCCCGACAAACAACGGAGGGTCATTGCGTATCGCTACCTCGCGGACTTGGCCTTCAATGACATAGCCGCCATCGTGGGCGGCACTCCTGCCGCGGCCCGACGCGCTGCTTCGGATGGCCTCAAGTCGCTCCGCACACGTCTCGCGGCCTCGCAGCTGGAAGGAGAAAGCGCATGA
- a CDS encoding methylated-DNA--[protein]-cysteine S-methyltransferase, translating into MNHTDLGPVDIALAPELITIEPGVLDRLHAGLAERASREGILDVAYRVVDTPVGKLLLASTERGLVRVAYEREGHEAVLASLAERLSPRILEAPARLGEAARQVEEYFSGRRHTFDLPIDLALSAGFRRTVLQHLSAIDFGRTESYAEVARAVGNPRAVRAVGTACATNPLPVVVPCHRVLRSDGSLGGYIGGLDAKTTLLRLEAAVA; encoded by the coding sequence ATGAACCACACCGATCTGGGCCCCGTCGACATCGCATTGGCCCCTGAGCTCATCACGATCGAACCCGGAGTCCTCGACCGCCTCCATGCCGGGCTCGCCGAACGCGCCTCGCGCGAAGGCATCCTCGACGTCGCTTACCGGGTCGTGGATACGCCTGTCGGGAAGCTCCTGCTCGCGTCCACAGAACGAGGCCTGGTCCGCGTCGCGTACGAGCGTGAGGGCCATGAGGCTGTGCTCGCTTCCCTCGCAGAACGCTTGAGCCCACGAATCCTCGAAGCTCCCGCTCGGCTCGGCGAGGCCGCGCGCCAAGTCGAGGAGTACTTTTCCGGCCGACGGCACACCTTCGATCTTCCCATCGACCTCGCCCTCTCCGCGGGCTTCCGGCGCACGGTCCTCCAGCACCTCTCAGCGATCGACTTCGGCCGGACAGAGAGCTATGCGGAGGTGGCCCGCGCGGTCGGCAATCCGAGGGCTGTCAGGGCAGTCGGGACGGCGTGCGCGACGAATCCCCTGCCGGTCGTCGTGCCCTGCCATCGCGTGCTCCGCTCGGACGGGAGCCTGGGGGGATACATCGGCGGTCTGGACGCCAAGACGACCCTGCTTCGACTCGAGGCGGCGGTCGCGTGA
- a CDS encoding alpha-ketoglutarate-dependent dioxygenase AlkB family protein, which produces MSALFGDDLLERPRREVAPGAVHVPGWLTLEQQVWIVERFREWTAGPVPLRGAKIRGHEMSVKTVCLGWHWQPYKYTREATDVNGQRVLPFPDWMLRVGRQAVAEAYGLDVSAADLYTPDTALVNFYDAGARMGMHQDRDEVPLEPVVSLSIGDSCGFRFGNTENRGRPYEDLALESGDLFVFGGPSRLAFHGITKVVPGTAPAACGIQNGRINITLRVTGLGDTERREPGKR; this is translated from the coding sequence GTGAGCGCCCTCTTCGGCGATGACCTCCTCGAACGGCCGCGCCGCGAGGTGGCGCCGGGCGCGGTCCACGTCCCGGGCTGGCTCACGCTCGAGCAGCAGGTCTGGATTGTCGAGCGTTTCCGCGAATGGACGGCGGGTCCCGTGCCGCTTCGAGGCGCGAAGATCCGGGGCCACGAGATGTCGGTCAAGACCGTGTGCCTTGGGTGGCACTGGCAGCCGTACAAGTACACGCGCGAGGCAACGGACGTGAATGGCCAGCGGGTTCTGCCGTTCCCCGACTGGATGCTCCGGGTGGGGCGTCAGGCTGTCGCTGAGGCGTACGGCCTGGACGTCTCCGCTGCGGACCTCTACACGCCGGATACCGCTCTCGTGAACTTCTACGACGCGGGTGCGCGCATGGGCATGCATCAAGACCGCGACGAGGTACCGCTCGAACCAGTCGTGTCCCTCTCGATCGGCGACAGTTGCGGGTTCCGCTTCGGTAACACCGAGAACAGGGGGCGGCCCTACGAAGACCTCGCCCTCGAATCGGGTGATCTGTTCGTCTTCGGCGGCCCGTCGCGGCTCGCGTTCCACGGCATCACCAAGGTCGTCCCCGGAACGGCGCCCGCGGCTTGCGGAATCCAGAACGGACGAATCAACATCACTCTGCGCGTCACCGGGCTGGGCGATACCGAACGAAGGGAACCTGGGAAACGATGA
- a CDS encoding DNA-3-methyladenine glycosylase I, producing MSEARVESSEPSPLSAVVIGEDGLGRPVWASTDSLLRDYYDTEWGMPIRDEQGLFERISLEGFQAGLSWATILRKRPAFREAFAQFDPEVVAAFTEDDVERLMLNERIIRNRAKIRATIRNAHATLALREEGGLVEFVWSFQPESTPAPRSLAEIPSSSPESIALSKALRKKGFSFVGPTTMFALMEAVGIIDTHLVDSHRRGTSGVWV from the coding sequence ATGAGCGAAGCAAGAGTTGAGTCGTCGGAGCCGAGTCCTCTGAGCGCCGTCGTCATTGGGGAGGACGGCTTGGGCCGACCCGTCTGGGCCAGCACCGACTCCCTGCTTCGGGACTACTACGACACCGAATGGGGCATGCCCATACGGGACGAGCAGGGGTTGTTCGAGCGGATCAGCCTCGAGGGTTTCCAAGCGGGGCTCTCGTGGGCGACGATCCTCCGGAAACGTCCGGCTTTCCGCGAAGCGTTCGCGCAGTTCGATCCCGAGGTAGTCGCTGCGTTCACCGAGGATGACGTCGAGCGGCTCATGCTGAACGAGAGGATCATTCGCAATCGGGCCAAGATCCGCGCGACCATCCGCAACGCCCACGCCACCCTCGCCCTGCGAGAGGAGGGCGGGCTCGTCGAATTCGTGTGGTCGTTCCAGCCGGAGTCCACTCCGGCTCCTCGTTCCCTGGCCGAAATCCCCTCGAGCTCGCCTGAGTCGATCGCGCTCTCGAAGGCACTCCGGAAGAAGGGCTTCTCGTTCGTCGGCCCGACGACCATGTTCGCCCTCATGGAGGCCGTCGGCATCATCGACACGCATTTGGTCGACAGCCATCGCCGGGGCACCTCGGGCGTCTGGGTGTGA
- a CDS encoding DNA-3-methyladenine glycosylase family protein, with product MRLDAVGGLEPDAVLGSLAAHTVPGAEQTDVEARTHSRLISGPRGPRRVFLRLDEGGIDLEVEADHGVEAPLPVGPDELLALSDIVRAWFDLDTDLDPVHRALGTDPLLAPLMASRPDLRVIGTPDRFQSAVTTVLGQQVSLAAGRTFAGRLVSAYGAPAAGGLRRFPEAQSLAEVGAEELRAVVGLTGARARTVLSLAQAWLASEDSSGTATREELLAVPGIGPWTVDYLAVRFGDRDAFAPGDLVLRRALGGITAKQASERAEAWRPYRAYALMHLWTHTAYARRGVSPAQPVP from the coding sequence GTGCGGCTAGACGCCGTCGGCGGGCTCGAGCCTGACGCTGTTCTCGGCAGCCTCGCGGCCCACACTGTGCCCGGAGCGGAGCAGACGGACGTCGAAGCCCGCACGCATTCACGGCTGATCTCCGGCCCGCGCGGGCCGCGACGAGTCTTCCTTCGGCTCGACGAGGGCGGGATTGACCTCGAGGTCGAAGCTGATCACGGAGTCGAGGCTCCCTTGCCCGTCGGTCCTGACGAGCTGCTGGCCCTGTCAGACATCGTCCGAGCATGGTTCGATCTCGATACCGACCTCGATCCGGTCCACCGCGCCCTCGGCACCGACCCCCTGCTCGCACCGCTCATGGCATCGCGGCCGGACCTTCGAGTCATCGGCACGCCAGACCGGTTTCAGAGCGCGGTGACCACTGTCCTTGGCCAACAGGTCTCTCTGGCCGCAGGCAGGACCTTTGCCGGCCGTCTGGTCAGTGCCTATGGCGCGCCTGCGGCCGGTGGGCTTCGGCGCTTCCCCGAAGCGCAGTCGCTTGCAGAAGTTGGTGCCGAGGAACTCCGCGCCGTCGTCGGGCTCACCGGTGCCCGTGCACGGACGGTCCTCTCCCTCGCCCAAGCGTGGTTGGCCTCGGAAGACTCATCTGGCACGGCCACGCGCGAGGAACTCCTAGCGGTTCCTGGCATCGGTCCGTGGACCGTCGACTACCTCGCGGTCCGCTTCGGAGACCGCGACGCGTTCGCACCGGGAGATCTTGTCCTGCGTCGAGCCCTCGGGGGAATCACGGCGAAGCAAGCAAGCGAACGGGCCGAAGCGTGGCGCCCCTACCGCGCGTACGCCCTCATGCACCTGTGGACGCACACGGCGTACGCGCGGCGAGGTGTCAGCCCTGCCCAGCCGGTTCCCTAG
- the surE gene encoding 5'/3'-nucleotidase SurE, whose translation MTQANTARTVLVTNDDGIQSPGLHTLAGRARDHGFKVTIAAPARESSGSSASITAVEDEGRIRIERRELPGLDGVEAFAVHGTPGFISMIASHGAFGPVPEIVLSGVNRGANVGTVILHSGTVGAALTAGSNGARALAVSLDTGINPERLEWEVAADAAMGLMEFLLEHPAGTVLNLNVPNREGTPTYREASLASFGIVQTVLAERGQQHVRLSISDTREVAEEGTDFALLAEGFAPVTALQAINSAALRGELPERPAQGADQGTAGEDAREPAGQG comes from the coding sequence ATGACCCAGGCAAATACAGCGCGGACCGTGCTCGTCACGAACGACGACGGCATCCAGTCCCCGGGGCTTCACACCTTGGCGGGGCGCGCCCGCGATCACGGCTTCAAAGTGACCATTGCTGCGCCCGCCCGGGAGTCGAGCGGCAGCAGCGCCTCCATCACCGCGGTCGAGGACGAGGGCAGAATCCGCATTGAGCGGCGGGAGTTGCCCGGTCTCGACGGTGTCGAGGCCTTCGCAGTCCACGGGACGCCCGGGTTCATTTCGATGATCGCCTCCCACGGAGCGTTCGGTCCGGTCCCCGAAATCGTCCTCTCCGGGGTCAACCGCGGAGCCAACGTCGGAACCGTCATCCTGCACTCGGGAACGGTCGGCGCGGCACTGACCGCAGGTTCCAACGGCGCGCGGGCGCTCGCAGTTTCGCTGGATACCGGGATCAACCCCGAACGTCTCGAGTGGGAAGTCGCAGCCGACGCTGCGATGGGCCTGATGGAGTTCCTGCTTGAGCATCCTGCGGGGACGGTACTCAACCTCAACGTGCCCAATCGGGAGGGAACCCCCACCTACCGCGAGGCGTCGCTCGCTTCGTTCGGCATCGTTCAGACGGTGCTGGCCGAGCGCGGTCAGCAGCATGTTCGCCTGTCCATCTCGGACACCCGAGAAGTCGCGGAGGAAGGCACCGATTTCGCGCTCCTTGCCGAAGGATTCGCACCCGTTACCGCGCTCCAGGCCATCAACTCGGCGGCCCTCAGGGGAGAGCTCCCGGAGCGTCCGGCACAGGGCGCGGACCAAGGAACGGCCGGCGAGGACGCTAGGGAACCGGCTGGGCAGGGCTGA